In Dioscorea cayenensis subsp. rotundata cultivar TDr96_F1 chromosome 9, TDr96_F1_v2_PseudoChromosome.rev07_lg8_w22 25.fasta, whole genome shotgun sequence, a genomic segment contains:
- the LOC120269232 gene encoding transcription factor DIVARICATA-like — translation MMTRRGVEVLPPSSACFGNSNWLLSQSRSGIWTPDENKLFEDALAKVDSNIPDRWEQVAAEIPGKTVDDIISHYQDLEHDVRYIEAGMIPAPGYGSSSFTLDWDTSFGFDGFKHTYGVGAKRSGAARLSDQERKKGVPWTEEEHRRFLMGLKKYGKGDWRNISRNFVTSRTPTQVASHAQKYFIRLSSGGKDKRRSSIHDITTVNLPDEAPASPSHASNSAIAPGTPDKYSVMAGSTKSTVGQSPSQMHGNPFSQLPYGLAHSELKQVQNSTKNNFNSMIANHSNMFQMLSTHLHPHG, via the exons ATGATGACAAGGAGGGGAGTGGAGGTTCTCCCTCCATCTTCAGCTTGTTTTGGCAACTCCAATTGGTTGTTGAGCCAGAGCAGGAGTGGGATTTGGACACCAGATGAGAACAAACTCTTTGAAGATGCACTTGCCAAAGTAGACAGCAACATTCCTGATAGATGGGAGCAAGTAGCAGCAGAAATCCCTGGCAAGACAGTGGATGATATCATTAGCCATTACCAAGATTTGGAGCATGATGTTAGGTACATTGAAGCAGGGATGATCCCTGCTCCTGGTTATGGCTCCTCATCCTTCACATTGGATTGGGACACCTCCTTTGGCTTTGATGGCTTCAAGCACACTTATGGTGTTGGTGCGAAGAGATCCGGTGCTGCTCGTCTTTCCgatcaagagaggaagaagggaGTCCCTTGGACTGAAGAAGAACACAG GAGGTTTCTAATGGGGTTGAAGAAGTATGGAAAAGGGGATTGGAGGAATATCTCTAGGAATTTCGTCACTTCCAGGACTCCTACTCAGGTTGCTAGTCATGCTCAGAAGTATTTTATTCGGCTTAGTTCCGGTGGCAAAGACAAGAGAAGATCTAGCATTCATGATATCACAACTGTTAATTTGCCCGATGAAGCTCCGGCCTCTCCTTCTCATGCTTCTAATTCAGCTATCGCCCCGGGGACACCTGATAAGTATTCAGTAATGGCCGGCTCGACTAAGAGCACTGTCGGTCAATCACCGTCTCAAATGCATGGCAATCCGTTTTCACAGCTACcatatggtttggctcattctGAATTGAAGCAGGTTCAGAATTCAACTAAAAACAATTTCAATTCTATGATTGCCAACCACAGCAATATGTTTCAGATGCTGTCCACTCACCTTCATCCTCATGGCTAA
- the LOC120269020 gene encoding uncharacterized protein LOC120269020 isoform X2, which produces MISEYEGKKGDEKKRWICSSPSNFYSAKLWGHLNLTLLPSSNMCISFFGDDGCISKLAVVSSISESPAVAIEEISADRSGRSFLINLPGSGSLYFWCSEKSKSEGMRLLTKMKDLLLRRPSLAHLSGVSESRLASFATHLQAYFHGSTGIAEAANSAASSTSSIMSTSSEHESVCDPQALAPVPKSSCFRLGVSHTTKAHSLHQGSLSPKSSTFKDAPPRSSSLIRSSVRDKIRRRGGGNSSFVTGNGRPAASDIASNMTDALPANDHFVDQKLTELCDSVKCCISSIPCPSLPLASLSPLSVQLPIPRDVFPGAQLSPYYCWCPPCVTPVRSTLVTSCLSSTLESKPLPPFPSVLVAVEGPALVSSRSSTGVIERPVSMGPPNLLNESLFPLPFTAPVLVTTPLSPQIPTFTPLISDPIVHIPIIDVCSSGQGYLVSAGPAISSAIPPLLPNVVNPIILNSESALEKSARETLRMLMASTPITSSPHLMNVLPAVFGKENEKLAFIHVNNQADLPGDHGLIIKNIPSFESVASGERLSEHGSSDADERLDSDDTKYPKVFSCAMDDHSY; this is translated from the exons ATGATCTCTGAATATGAGGGAAAGAAAG GTGACGAGAAGAAGCGTTGGATTTGTTCTTCACCTTCCAACTTCTACTCTGCCAAATTATG GGGACATCTTAACCTGACTCTCTTGCCTTCATCCAACATGTGCATATCATTTTTTGGTGATGATGGTTGTATCAGTAAACTAGCTGTAGTGAGCAGCATTTCTGAGAGCCCAGCTGTGGCTATTGAAGAAATTTCAGCAGACAGGTCTGGCCGGTCATTTCTAATAAACCTCCCAGGGTCTGGCTCTTTGTATTTCTGGTGCTCTGAGAAGTCAAAATCAGAAGGAATGCGGCTACTTACAAAG ATGAAAGATTTGTTGTTAAGGAGGCCATCATTAGCACATCTTTCTGGTGTCTCCGAGTCACGTCTAGCTTCTTTTGCCACACATCTTCAGGCGTATTTTCATGGATCAACTGGTATTGCAGAAGCAGCTAATTCAGCTGCTTCATCAACTAGCTCAATAATGAGCACTTCCAGCGAACATGAATCTGTCTGTGACCCCCAAGCATTAGCCCCTGTTCCTAAGTCATCTTGCTTTCGGCTTGGAGTTTCTCATACCACAAAAGCACATTCTCTTCACCAAGGAAGTCTCAGTCCAAAATCAAGCACATTCAAGGATGCACCGCCCAGAAGCTCATCCTTAATCAGAAGTTCGGTGAGGGATAAGATCAGGCGGCGTGGAGGTGGTAATTCTAGCTTTGTGACTGGCAATGGCCGACCAGCAGCTTCAGATATTGCCTCTAACATGACTGATGCATTGCCTGCAAATGACCACTTTGTTGATCAGAAGCTCACAGAACTCTGTGATTCTGTGAAATGTTGCATATCTAGCATCCCATGTCCATCCCTACCTCTGGCCTCTTTAAGTCCTTTATCAGTTCAACTCCCAATTCCCAGGGATGTTTTTCCTGGTGCCCAGTTGTCACCTTATTACTGCTGGTGTCCGCCCTGTGTAACCCCAGTGAGGTCTACCCTCGTGACTTCATGTCTGTCATCAACCTTGGAATCTAAACCTCTACCACCTTTCCCTTCAGTATTGGTAGCTGTTGAAGGCCCGGCCTTGGTTTCATCCAGATCGTCCACTGGGGTCATCGAGAGGCCAGTATCAATGGGTCCTCCAAATCTTCTGAATGAGTCGCTGTTTCCCTTGCCATTCACTGCACCAGTTCTTGTTACAACACCACTTTCGCCACAAATTCCAACCTTTACACCTTTAATCTCTGATCCTATTGTGCATATTCCAATCATTGATGTTTGCTCCTCTGGTCAAGGTTACCTTGTCAGTGCTGGACCTGCGATTTCCTCGGCTATTCCACCCTTGCTTCCAAACGTTGTAAATCCCATTATCCTAAATTCTGAATCTGCATTGGAAAAGAGTGCAAGGGAAACTCTTCGGATGCTAATGGCTTCTACACCAATCACTTCCAGTCCGCATTTGATGAACGTTTTACCAGCTGTctttggcaaagaaaatgaaaaacttgCCTTCATCCAT GTGAACAATCAAGCTGACCTTCCTGGTGATCATGGACTTATAATTAAGAATATACCTTCATTCGAATCAGTGGCTTCAGGGGAAAGATTATCTGAACATGGCAGCTCCGACGCAGACGAACGGCTTGACAGTGATGACACAAAGTACCCAAAAGTATTTTCTTGTGCAATGGACGATCACTCGTATTAA
- the LOC120269020 gene encoding uncharacterized protein LOC120269020 isoform X1 encodes MVRQRNGLSDGDEGSDRVDQASGGDSSEESREMDGRGLPASLTLRLRDALQNEGDSDLLLDRGDLENGVLQWLRALDSQVLGACRADERMNPMLKLNVSSGVAEYQLMAHLSQHFEASEIGMLARCLCVPLVSIRVGKIKKQGSHLCPTSIRGHLNLTLLPSSNMCISFFGDDGCISKLAVVSSISESPAVAIEEISADRSGRSFLINLPGSGSLYFWCSEKSKSEGMRLLTKMKDLLLRRPSLAHLSGVSESRLASFATHLQAYFHGSTGIAEAANSAASSTSSIMSTSSEHESVCDPQALAPVPKSSCFRLGVSHTTKAHSLHQGSLSPKSSTFKDAPPRSSSLIRSSVRDKIRRRGGGNSSFVTGNGRPAASDIASNMTDALPANDHFVDQKLTELCDSVKCCISSIPCPSLPLASLSPLSVQLPIPRDVFPGAQLSPYYCWCPPCVTPVRSTLVTSCLSSTLESKPLPPFPSVLVAVEGPALVSSRSSTGVIERPVSMGPPNLLNESLFPLPFTAPVLVTTPLSPQIPTFTPLISDPIVHIPIIDVCSSGQGYLVSAGPAISSAIPPLLPNVVNPIILNSESALEKSARETLRMLMASTPITSSPHLMNVLPAVFGKENEKLAFIHVNNQADLPGDHGLIIKNIPSFESVASGERLSEHGSSDADERLDSDDTKYPKVFSCAMDDHSY; translated from the exons ATGGTTCGTCAGAGAAATGGTCTGAGTGATGGCGATGAGGGCTCCGATCGTGTGGATCAGGCTTCGGGTGGTGATTCCTCCGAAGAATCCAGGGAGATGGATGGAAGAGGTTTGCCGGCTTCTCTCACCCTGAGGCTCAGAGATGCTCTTCAGAACGAGGGGGATTCCGATCTGCTGCTTGATCGGGGGGATCTGGAGAACGGGGTTTTGCAGTGGCTTCGAGCTTTGGATTCCCAGGTTCTTGGTGCTTGCCGTGCTGATGAAAGGATGAATCCTATGCTGAAGCTCAACGTTTCAAGCGGCGTTGCAGAGTACCAGCTCATGGCGCATCTAAGCCAG CATTTTGAAGCATCGGAGATTGGGATGCTTGCGAGGTGTCTCTGCGTTCCTTTGGTTTCGATCCGTGTGGGAAAGATCAAGAAGCAAGGGAGCCATCTATGTCCGACTTCTATAAG GGGACATCTTAACCTGACTCTCTTGCCTTCATCCAACATGTGCATATCATTTTTTGGTGATGATGGTTGTATCAGTAAACTAGCTGTAGTGAGCAGCATTTCTGAGAGCCCAGCTGTGGCTATTGAAGAAATTTCAGCAGACAGGTCTGGCCGGTCATTTCTAATAAACCTCCCAGGGTCTGGCTCTTTGTATTTCTGGTGCTCTGAGAAGTCAAAATCAGAAGGAATGCGGCTACTTACAAAG ATGAAAGATTTGTTGTTAAGGAGGCCATCATTAGCACATCTTTCTGGTGTCTCCGAGTCACGTCTAGCTTCTTTTGCCACACATCTTCAGGCGTATTTTCATGGATCAACTGGTATTGCAGAAGCAGCTAATTCAGCTGCTTCATCAACTAGCTCAATAATGAGCACTTCCAGCGAACATGAATCTGTCTGTGACCCCCAAGCATTAGCCCCTGTTCCTAAGTCATCTTGCTTTCGGCTTGGAGTTTCTCATACCACAAAAGCACATTCTCTTCACCAAGGAAGTCTCAGTCCAAAATCAAGCACATTCAAGGATGCACCGCCCAGAAGCTCATCCTTAATCAGAAGTTCGGTGAGGGATAAGATCAGGCGGCGTGGAGGTGGTAATTCTAGCTTTGTGACTGGCAATGGCCGACCAGCAGCTTCAGATATTGCCTCTAACATGACTGATGCATTGCCTGCAAATGACCACTTTGTTGATCAGAAGCTCACAGAACTCTGTGATTCTGTGAAATGTTGCATATCTAGCATCCCATGTCCATCCCTACCTCTGGCCTCTTTAAGTCCTTTATCAGTTCAACTCCCAATTCCCAGGGATGTTTTTCCTGGTGCCCAGTTGTCACCTTATTACTGCTGGTGTCCGCCCTGTGTAACCCCAGTGAGGTCTACCCTCGTGACTTCATGTCTGTCATCAACCTTGGAATCTAAACCTCTACCACCTTTCCCTTCAGTATTGGTAGCTGTTGAAGGCCCGGCCTTGGTTTCATCCAGATCGTCCACTGGGGTCATCGAGAGGCCAGTATCAATGGGTCCTCCAAATCTTCTGAATGAGTCGCTGTTTCCCTTGCCATTCACTGCACCAGTTCTTGTTACAACACCACTTTCGCCACAAATTCCAACCTTTACACCTTTAATCTCTGATCCTATTGTGCATATTCCAATCATTGATGTTTGCTCCTCTGGTCAAGGTTACCTTGTCAGTGCTGGACCTGCGATTTCCTCGGCTATTCCACCCTTGCTTCCAAACGTTGTAAATCCCATTATCCTAAATTCTGAATCTGCATTGGAAAAGAGTGCAAGGGAAACTCTTCGGATGCTAATGGCTTCTACACCAATCACTTCCAGTCCGCATTTGATGAACGTTTTACCAGCTGTctttggcaaagaaaatgaaaaacttgCCTTCATCCAT GTGAACAATCAAGCTGACCTTCCTGGTGATCATGGACTTATAATTAAGAATATACCTTCATTCGAATCAGTGGCTTCAGGGGAAAGATTATCTGAACATGGCAGCTCCGACGCAGACGAACGGCTTGACAGTGATGACACAAAGTACCCAAAAGTATTTTCTTGTGCAATGGACGATCACTCGTATTAA
- the LOC120269021 gene encoding peroxisomal nicotinamide adenine dinucleotide carrier has product MSDALINGVAGAGGGIIAQLITYPLQTVNTRQQTDRDPSKSGSKDGTIKQMYQVVKHEGWERLYGGLGPSLIGTAASQGVYYYFYQIFRDRAESAALKRFKKGNGDGSVGMFQSLIVAAISGCVNVLLTNPIWVIVTRMQTHKTKRRPPTQALPFISDNANSPTPYGTSRAVRELYEEAGLTGFWKGVIPTLIMVSNPSIQFMLYETLLQRLKKKRALSGKGADGVTALEIFLLGAMAKLGATVVTYPLLVVKSRLQAKQSSGDDKRHHYKGTFDAITKMIRYEGISVFYKGMNTKIVQSVLAAAVLFMIKEELVKAAGLLLNGSKLKPP; this is encoded by the exons ATGTCGGACGCTCTCATCAACGGGGTCGCCGGCGCAGGCGGAGGAATCATCGCCCAGCTCATCACATACCCTTTGCAAACA GTCAATACTCGTCAGCAGACCGATCGTGATCCCTCGAAGTCTGGTAGCAAGGATGGCACCATCAAACAGATGTACCAG GTCGTCAAGCACGAGGGGTGGGAACGTTTGTATGGTGGGTTAGGGCCGTCGCTGATCGGCACCGCTGCATCTCAG ggtgtttattattatttctaccAAATATTCAGGGACAGAGCAGAAAGTGCTGCTCTTAAACGTTTCAAAAAAGGAAACGGGGATGGATCAGTTGGAATGTTCCAATCCCTCATTGTCGCTGCAATATCCGG GTGTGTGAATGTGCTGCTGACTAACCCAATCTGGGTTATAGTAACTCGTATGCAG ACACACAAGACCAAAAGAAGACCACCCACACAAGCACTTCCATTCATTTCGGATAATGCAAACAGTCCCACGCCTTATGGAACTAGCCGTGCG GTTCGAGAATTATATGAGGAAGCCGGATTGACTGGTTTCTGGAAGGGTGTGATCCCTACTCTTATTATG GTTAGCAACCCATCCATCCAATTCATGTTGTATGAGACTCTCTTGCAGAGGTTAAAGAAGAAACGTGCATTGAGTGGGAAGGGAGCTGATGGAGTAACTGCTCTTGAG ATTTTTCTTCTTGGAGCTATGGCAAAACTCGGAGCAACTGTCGTGACATATCCCCTGCTTGTTGTGAAG TCAAGGCTTCAGGCAAAACAATCTTCAGGTGATGACAAGCGACATCACTATAAAG GAACCTTTGACGCCATCACCAAGATGATCCGGTACGAGGGCATCTCCGTCTTCTACAAAGGAATGAACACTAAAATTGTCCAAAGTGTATTAGCTGCCGCAGTCTTATTCATGATCAAGGAAGAACTTGTCAAGGCTGCCGGTTTGCTCCTCAATGGATCAAAATTGAAACCACCttaa
- the LOC120269502 gene encoding protein ENHANCED PSEUDOMONAS SUSCEPTIBILITY 1-like: MREMSSSSPPPPPPSSCVTLLSKTRVYPEKSSTMEDLKLSVSDLPMLSCHYIQKGLIFSQPPIPIPLLLPLLTQSLAKALTFFPALAGRLTTGADHRIFITCNDAGVDFIHAIAPTLVTSDVLPFSFSDVPKHFKQFFTLDYTLSYSGHFQPLSGFQLTELADGAIFIGATVNHAIVDGTSFWNFFNAWAELCRTGGSLIVSNPPDFRRTYFPDSQAVLQFPDSSGPKITFSVDDPIRERIFHFSRESITKLKAKTNSKLITTTTATTTTTATATPTATANHSPLAEMFGKQVHDKKKTEDQISSFQSLCALLWISVTRARARTKRLSEETSSTTFRMAVNCRHRLVPTVSPYYFGNAIQSIPTSATVKDVVSNGIKWVAGQLHKNVQAYNDERVRKGVAEWEMAPRCFPLGNPDGGGITMGSSPRFPMYDNDFGWGKPLAVRSGKANKFDGKISAFPARDGDGSVDLEVCLSPETMAGILEDDEFMQYVSFQDLICM; encoded by the coding sequence atGAGAGAGatgtcatcttcttctcctcctcctcctcctccttcctctTGTGTCACTTTGCTATCCAAAACCAGAGTTTATCCTGAGAAAAGCTCAACAATGGAGGATCTCAAGCTCTCTGTCTCTGATCTCCCAATGTTATCTTGCCATTATATCCAAAAAGGCTTGATTTTTTCTCAACCACCAATTCCAATTCCTTTGCTTTTACCTCTTCTCACTCAATCTCTTGCAAAAGCTCTCACCTTTTTCCCCGCTCTCGCCGGCCGGTTAACTACCGGCGCCGACCACCGTATCTTCATCACCTGCAACGACGCCGGCGTCGACTTCATCCATGCCATAGCTCCCACTCTTGTCACCAGTGATGTTCTCCCATTCTCCTTCTCCGACGTACCTAAACATTTCAAACAATTCTTCACTCTAGACTACACTTTAAGCTATTCCGGCCACTTCCAGCCACTCTCCGGCTTCCAACTCACCGAACTCGCCGACGGCGCCATCTTCATCGGCGCCACCGTCAACCACGCCATCGTCGACGGAACTTCGTTCTGGAACTTCTTCAATGCATGGGCAGAGCTCTGCCGCACTGGCGGTTCTCTCATCGTCTCTAACCCACCGGACTTTCGCCGGACTTACTTCCCAGACTCCCAAGCCGTTCTCCAGTTCCCAGACTCCTCCGGCCCCAAGATCACATTCTCCGTTGACGATCCCATTCGTGAACGCATCTTCCATTTCTCCAGAGAATCCATAACCAAACTCAAAGCCAAAACAAACTCTAAactcatcaccaccaccaccgccaccaccaccaccaccgccacTGCTACCCCAACCGCCACCGCCAACCATTCTCCGTTGGCTGAAATGTTTGGAAAACAAGTGCATGATAAGAAGAAGACAGAAGACCAAATCTCATCATTCCAATCACTGTGCGCTTTACTCTGGATATCAGTGACGCGTGCGCGTGCGCGCACAAAGAGACTGAGCGAAGAGACGTCGAGCACGACGTTCCGCATGGCGGTGAACTGCAGGCATAGGTTGGTGCCCACGGTGTCGCCGTACTACTTCGGCAATGCGATACAGAGCATACCAACGTCGGCGACGGTCAAAGACGTGGTTTCAAACGGGATCAAGTGGGTGGCCGGGCAGCTACACAAGAACGTGCAGGCTTACAACGATGAGAGAGTGAGGAAAGGAGTGGCGGAGTGGGAGATGGCGCCGAGGTGCTTCCCGTTGGGGAATCCCGACGGCGGAGGGATAACAATGGGGAGCTCGCCGAGGTTTCCGATGTATGACAATGACTTTGGGTGGGGGAAGCCATTGGCAGTGAGAAGTGGAAAAGCTAACAAATTTGATGGCAAGATATCAGCTTTTCCGGCGAGGGATGGTGATGGGAGTGTGGATTTGGAGGTGTGCTTGTCGCCGGAGACGATGGCCGGAATCTTGGAAGACGATGAGTTCATGCAGTATGTGTCTTTTCAGGACTTAATTTGCATGTAA